In Setaria italica strain Yugu1 chromosome IX, Setaria_italica_v2.0, whole genome shotgun sequence, the genomic stretch ttttttcatcaaaGGAGCTTGAGTGAAGCATTTTTGTAGCATGAAAAACCCATTGCAAGTAGCTAGTCTGATGAGTTTTGATCAGTGTAAATTGCCCATGGTGTTTGAGATGTTCTGTCGATATTTTGGGCATCAAGAGCTCTAAAACCAGTACTGAATATGCTATTGATGGCTTCTGTACTACTTCCCTGTGAGTTTCTACAGGCTAAGGTTGTTGCAGTAATTGAAGAAACATTAGGGAATAACCACAAATCTGTATATCCTGGCTGTTTTGCAGTGAACTTCAGTAGTTTTACTAGTTTCCAAGTTTGTCTACATGTTGGTACAAATTCTCAGCAAAAAAATGTAATTTACGCAAATTGGATCAAGTCATCTCTGTGATTGATGCTGTATCTTCTCATCTTGCTTAGTTTCCTACTTCTGATTCAAGCCAACTTTTGGGTTAAGTGTTGGGGTAGACAATACACCACATAAGAAAAGTTAATGGTCCTAAGTTTGAGACCTGGTGGAATTTTAACcacagaaaataaaaataacggGCCCCTCTTCCATCCATGGCCTAGAAGCCCAGGTGGCATATATAGAATAGATGTGTGGGAATATTTAAGTTTATTGCCCAAACTACATCGACCGCATAAGCTTCTGGATATTTTGGTTGATACTTGCAGCTCAATGCGGTCACATATACTTTACTGGCTTGATGTTACATTTCTTCACCATGGGTTGCTTGATAATTAATCTTTGTTCCTTCCAGATATGTCAAATCCTTGGGTTAGCTGGAATTGATCTGTTTACCCCTTCTGATGTGGTTGAAAAAAGAAATGTTCGGAAAGTCTGTATATGCATCCGATCAGTATCTAAAAAGTCTCACATGATGCGCCTAAATGTAAGTCCTAGGTTCTAGCATAACCTATTTAAGAAATGCATTTTTCAATTATAACTACTGTTACAACTTTAATTTACATGTTCCTGCTCTATGGTGGTAGGTCCCTGATTTTGATATAGTCACCTACACAATATCCATGCCCAACTATATTGTTGGAGGTATCTGTAGAAGTCTGGAGCAGCCACAATACAGTTCTTCCGGTTCAAGTGGATACAGTCCACGTGACAGTTCCAAAGCATTGCAGCAGCAGGCAAGCTTCTGGAAAGGGTTGGTTTTATTTTTAATGCACCTGCTTAATATTTACTCACTTAGTATCTATTTTTCATAGATAATATTTGATGGACAGAACGACGAGCACGGGGACACAAATTATGACTCTGATGAAGCAGAAAGTAGACTATCTGTTCTAGAACCTGAGGACTCAGTTGACGAAGATAATTTTGCAGCTGTGCTTTCGCAATTAAGCAATGCCCCTAACCCTAAGGAAGAAAGTGAAGGCTATGGTGAAAGTGGTCATGGTATGCATGAAGAAAAATCTCTTGCTGAATCAGTGGGATCACTGAACTTTGTTGTGGATTCGGAGTCCGTGGATTCAACTCCACaaaatcatgataaagaatctTATTCTACTCATTCTGCAACTGATCAATGTTCAAGAACGAGAACGGCTAAATGCTCTTTAAGTTCAGAAGAGTCCGATTCCATAAGCAGTCATTTGGCGTTTGAAATTGACAAGAATGATCCAGAGTTGAATGCTCATCCTGTTGAAGATTCAGAAAGGATTTATGATGGACAAGTCAAGTCTCTAGATCATTCTATTCAGGGAAATGGGGAAACATTAGCTGATCATCCAAAAAAAGAGGGCGAATGCATCCAAAAGGACACTGGCACCATGAATCTACATTGTGACGCCCTTGCCTGTGATAGGGAGTCAGTGTGTTCAAGTTGCGAGGAATCGAGACATGGGTTAAATGGGGAGCCATCAGACTTGAGTTCCGAATCACACTCAGGGCTGAACCCAACACACACTACGGGTGGCAAATTGCCAATGGTTTCTGAAGATCCGGTGAATAATATAGAGCCAAGTATGATTGGGATGACAAATGATAGCACGAGTGAAGAGCTGAATCCTGAATTCAGCGATACGAATCAAATGGTGCCTCCTGAAACGCACAAGATCAGCCTGTCACTCTTATAATTAATCATGCCTCCTTTACACGAAAACATTCCTAACGTCCCTCTGCTGTGCAGGAAGGTTCCCAATCTGTTGATAAACCTGTGGAATCAGAAGATATAGCTCAGGATAGCATCACTCCTGAGAATAATATAGAGCCAAGTATGATTGGGATGACAAATGATAGCACAAGTGAAGAGCTGAATCCTGAATTCAGCGATACGAGTCAAATGGTGCCTCCTGAAACGCACAAGATCAGCCTGTCACTCTTATAATAAATCATACCGCCTTCGCACGAAAGCATTCCTAACGTCCCTCTGCTGTGCAGGAAGGTTCCCAATCTGTTGATAAACCCGTGGAATCAGAAAATATAGCTCAGGATAGCATCGCTGCTCAGAGGTCTGAAGATGACGCTCCCAAATCAGGGAAAGGGGTGCTGAAATCAGTTGCCGGAGGAATTACCCTTGTTGGTGCAGTGTTCTTCATGGTCCATCTCAGGTATGTTATCGCGTTGCATTACAGCTTTGCTGCGAAGTATGAAAGTGACATCAGATCTTCTATCATAATCCATTTGTCCTGCACTGCCGCAGGAGAAGCAAGGAGAGAAGCTTCACGAGAGTTATGCCATCACTTTCAGAAAAATCAATTCAGAGCGACTCAAGAAGGGCTAAGAACATGGACAACGAAAAGGTTTCTGATGTGTATCCTGGTGCACGGCTGAAGGTGTAAAAAGATGGGTGTGGGACCCGCATTCTGCCTGAAAAGCCAGAGCTAGAAGAAAGTTCAGATTCCCGGTAAAAGCAGCTCTCATGGAGCGACTCCAGTAGAATGTAGCCTAAACTCACAGCAGCTTCGAGCTAACTGAATCTGGAAACTTTTTGTCAAGGCACCTCTCACCTGTTAATTTGATATCCTGTCCTCTTCATGTACAGAACGATATAGCCATATATATGGGTGATCAGCTACAATCTAGCTATAACCTGATAATTTTTGTGCAATTGTATAGGGGTTGCTTGAGAGTTGAGATCTTTCAACGCATGATTCTATAGTTATAACCGATTTGTTTTTATACGTTAGGAACCGCACTCGAAAGTTCAAGCTACCTGGTAGTTATGCTCGGGCGTCACCGCGGCAGACTCATGcctattcattttaatttttctagatatacgtagatataatatatatctaagtgcatataaaaaattatatatctgaAAGtccaaaacgaataataatttgaaacagagggagtagcacCTTTAAGCTCTGCAAGTTTCGATTGCCTTTATCAACTGACCTCTAACATCAAAGGCGATACCCATCCCGTTCTCTTCATGAGCAAAATGTTAAAGGTGATGCGTTACTCGGTGATTATAATCAAGAACCTTTTTTTTGCAGTAATCTTTGGTCGAGGTTTTCGTCATGTTCAAAGTAGGACAGTGGCACATGAATCAGTCAACGAGATTGAATATAAGAAACAGAAAGGGGCGCGGTAGGCTGGTAGCACTACCAGTGAACTGATAGTGCCCGATGAGCAAACTGACCCCCAGACAAAATGAAAAACCAGAGGCCTGTCCAAGACTCCAAGTCCAACGGTCTCCATTTCCGGCGTTAGGTCCGTTTCGTGGCAGTGTTGCCAATTGTGCGCGGACACGCCACTACGACAGGTGACCGCAGCGGAGGACCCGACGCGCTCCTCGACCCGGGCCGGTGCGACTGTGCGAGTGCGAGGCGCTCACCTATAGATGGCCAGATGGGCTGCCCGACGCTAACCCGACGCTAACCCGATTTGGCCCACCCTGAATAGGTCCGGCACTATCAGGTCTGATGGTTTTTTCATGCCAGACCGTACCGGCACTGCGTGCCAAACTGCTAGCCTGTCCAGCACGATGGCTTTTTTATCGTATCGGGCCAGCCCACTAGCACGGCAAGCACTATTGTGCTAGTGCCAGGCCAGGCACTACAAAGCAAGCAAGAGAGGAACAATAGATCGAATCAAGATGCAAGAATCAATCAACAAATTCACCACAAAAATCACCAAAGCTCATGAATCCAGTACATGAATATACAGACATTAAATCCATCACAAAATCCATAAAAAATGAGTCCCCATCGCTGCCATCAGCGGCAGCCAGCGCGGCTCCTGGCAGCGCCCCCAcagcggtggcggccgcggcgattGGCGTGCCTCCCCAACGCTGGCTGCTGCCGGCGCGCCTCACGGCTGAAGGGAGGCAGGGTCCacctcgccgccatcgccatctAGCTGAGAAAGAGGTGCAGGGGCACCTCGCCGCTGTTGCTGTATCGTAGGggaggggcgggggcggggaagGAGAATGGGGAAGTAGAGATGAGGAAGAGCAGAGGGAGGCGGGGAGCCAAGGAAGGGAGCAGGTgagcggcgggcgacgggctTCTTCCGCGCCAAGCGGCCGAGGTCGCTAAGCGCCGAGGCCGGGGTGCCGAGTCGGCACTGCCCATGACGCCTCCGAGGGAATGGGAGGGGTCGTGCCGTCGTGGGGTTGAGGGGAGCTAGGTGGGACGGAAGGAGGCGGCTGGGTGCGGGGAAAGAtgagggaggggaaggaaaaAATAGTTTATATACTAGGGTTAGGAAATACGCACCGCTGTCAGGCCGGCCTAAAAATCGTGCCGGGCTTGAGTTGGCTCAGCGTGCCGGGGAGGCGGCCCAGGCACTATCCACTGCGGGCCGTGCTGAGCTTTTTCGGGCCGTTTACGGGCTGGGCCTGGCCCAATCTGGCTCACCAGTCGCCACACCACACCAGGTACGGCTGGCGGGTGCCACTCTTCACTCGATGCAGCTGGAAAGCTACGTTTACGTACTGGGAGTGCAGGAAACCACTCGCTTCTTCGGTTCTTCTGTTCCAGTCTGCAAAGCGGACGACGCTCACACAAATGGTTCATTTAATTTACAGTttctccggcaacaacaacttgaATTCTGGAGCAAAATCCCACCATCCTTGTGCATCACATGCGTCATATACCAGGCCATGTTGCTTTCAGTTCTGCTGCACATTTGTGTTAAAATAAAAGAGAGTAGATTATGTGTACTGAAACGGAGTACAGAGTACAGACCAGACAAAAAGTATGCGTCCAAACCTAACTCGAAAGCTACGTGAGGGCAACAGGCCGTGCAGCTGTACGTTGCTGTAGCCTTTAGCTGGAATGTGCATCCCTATACCTGCGCGTGCcttctttttatttcctttttgcAAATTGTATATCAGTGCAAATATGCCTGCGAATCGCGATTCAGTCTGTCCAGTTGACATGCACGCAACAGTCCAGAGACATGCAGATGGAGGCATGAATAGAGATACCTGCTGGTAAACTTTAGCAaatgtcacatcagatatttgatactaattaggagtattaaatatagtctaattacaaaactaattgcacagatggagtttaattcacgagatgaatctattaaacttaattagtccatgatttgataatgtggtgctacagtaaccatctgctaatgatggattaattagccctaatagattcgtctcgcgaattagactccacatgtgcaattagttttataattagcttatatgtagttctcctaattagcatccaaatatctaATGTGatcttgctaaagtttagcacctcgtatcaaacacccacTAAAACCACGTAGGAGAAGGCAGTGGCACAAGAATCAGATGCGGGGAACAGTGCATCAGGGCATTTGGCCGGAGGAGCGAAAGGATGGTGCCAGGCGAGCACACtcaccaaaaagaaaaggaccaGACGAGCATCTTCCGTTGGTTTAAAGCTGGGAAAGTTCCTGATCTTTTTCCCTCAAAAATGATTTACGGCACAAAGCCAGTGGACTTTCCGGCCTTGGTATTTAACTCGCGAACCGTACTTGGAGATAACCTGTTCGAGCTGTGCTCGgacgcgccgccgcggcagacGTGGGAGACGGCCCGTTCGCGTGTCCTCGGTCCTCCGTTCCAACTGGACAAACAATCATGGGTCGGTCGGCCACCATTACTTGTACCAGTACCACCCACCGTGTTGCTGTACCTGAACCGCTCTGTTTATTCACCAATCTCACCTTGGAAAACCTGTCGGGTGGACCGTCATTCAGCCCAAGCCGAAATCCATCGAGCTGGGTGCACGCTTCCAACAACGTTCACAGACCAATTTGCTAAAAAAAAAAACCGTTCATACAGCAAGCAAAGGGTCCAACATGATGAGCCGGTTACCAGGGGCCCCACCGGACAGCATAAAACAGGGCACAGACCAGACACAAAAGTATGCGCCCAACCGGGCCAACCCAACTCGAAAGCGACGTCCAGACAACAGGCCGTGCGCCCGTGCGTGCAGCGACCACCGACCAGCCAGCGAATCCGCGGGAGCCGGACAGGCGCCGAGAGCCCGCCCGTCCAATTACGGGCGAAAGAAAACACCCAAGCGATCACAGCAGGCTGCATGAGCATCCGCCAAAGTCCAATTCCACCTTATCCGAAGGGGAGGCGAGAAAAGGGAGGTTCGAAAGATCCACccacccaccaggccaccagtTTACCGGACAGTGGGAGGGAGGAAACCTGCTGGAGAGTGCTAGCAGTAGGCCAGTAGCcgaggcgcccgcgcccgcgccccgcCCGCCAGAAAAGCGATGGGCTCCCGTCTCGGGACAGCCGCAGCGGTCAATTCCGGCGCCTCGAGTCAACCTGCCGGGTCGTCCACCTACGCCTTCACacgcgcggctgcggcggcggcggaggaggaggagaagagggcGATGGGGGCGCGGGAGGCGGTGTGAACCTGCGAATCtcggggcgcgcggcggcgagcgggtcACGCAGGTCAgtgcgctctctctctctctctctctctctctctctctctctctctctctctctctctctctctgcgtcTGAGTGTCGACGTCTGTGTGTGTTCGCGTTCGTTCGTTCTCGAAGCTTTGCAAGAAGCCAACAAACCACTAAACCGGACCTCTTCCTCGATTT encodes the following:
- the LOC101779582 gene encoding protein OPAQUE10 isoform X2, with translation MSLHAERGGAHEDLSWSTLGKRAAPLDVIVGDRGGGVGMRRAQQQGGPAGAVRVDEASSASTFRELDDAFLQKQTKIWLGEVLHLRFDEDVLVADLLADGELLFQVSKVLWKRLLKKNREQLKQSKVYIYEKLSFGRSNGKYMPYSKVDSFLKICQILGLAGIDLFTPSDVVEKRNVRKVCICIRSVSKKSHMMRLNVPDFDIVTYTISMPNYIVGGICRSLEQPQYSSSGSSGYSPRDSSKALQQQNDEHGDTNYDSDEAESRLSVLEPEDSVDEDNFAAVLSQLSNAPNPKEESEGYGESGHGMHEEKSLAESVGSLNFVVDSESVDSTPQNHDKESYSTHSATDQCSRTRTAKCSLSSEESDSISSHLAFEIDKNDPELNAHPVEDSERIYDGQVKSLDHSIQGNGETLADHPKKEGECIQKDTGTMNLHCDALACDRESVCSSCEESRHGLNGEPSDLSSESHSGLNPTHTTGGKLPMVSEDPVNNIEPSMIGMTNDSTSEELNPEFSDTNQMEGSQSVDKPVESEDIAQDSITPENNIEPSMIGMTNDSTSEELNPEFSDTSQMEGSQSVDKPVESENIAQDSIAAQRSEDDAPKSGKGVLKSVAGGITLVGAVFFMVHLRRSKERSFTRVMPSLSEKSIQSDSRRAKNMDNEKVSDVYPGARLKV
- the LOC101779582 gene encoding protein OPAQUE10 isoform X1 — translated: MSLHAERGGAHEDLSWSTLGKRAAPLDVIVGDRGGGVGMRRAQQQGGPAGAVRVDEASSASTFRELDDAFLQKQTKIWLGEVLHLRFDEDVLVADLLADGELLFQVSKVLWKRLLKKNREQLKQSKVYIYEKLSFGRSNGKYMPYSKVDSFLKICQILGLAGIDLFTPSDVVEKRNVRKVCICIRSVSKKSHMMRLNVPDFDIVTYTISMPNYIVGGICRSLEQPQYSSSGSSGYSPRDSSKALQQQIIFDGQNDEHGDTNYDSDEAESRLSVLEPEDSVDEDNFAAVLSQLSNAPNPKEESEGYGESGHGMHEEKSLAESVGSLNFVVDSESVDSTPQNHDKESYSTHSATDQCSRTRTAKCSLSSEESDSISSHLAFEIDKNDPELNAHPVEDSERIYDGQVKSLDHSIQGNGETLADHPKKEGECIQKDTGTMNLHCDALACDRESVCSSCEESRHGLNGEPSDLSSESHSGLNPTHTTGGKLPMVSEDPVNNIEPSMIGMTNDSTSEELNPEFSDTNQMEGSQSVDKPVESEDIAQDSITPENNIEPSMIGMTNDSTSEELNPEFSDTSQMEGSQSVDKPVESENIAQDSIAAQRSEDDAPKSGKGVLKSVAGGITLVGAVFFMVHLRRSKERSFTRVMPSLSEKSIQSDSRRAKNMDNEKVSDVYPGARLKV